The Phyllopteryx taeniolatus isolate TA_2022b chromosome 14, UOR_Ptae_1.2, whole genome shotgun sequence genome has a window encoding:
- the ranbp9 gene encoding ran-binding protein 9 — protein sequence MSGQSSGCGFLMSVVVHGDSTLNEQEKELSQRLRRLYPAVNESETPLPRSWSPKDKFSYIGLSQNNLRVHYKGHGKTPKDAASVRATHPIPAACGVYYFEVKIISKGRDGYMGIGLSAQGVNMNRLPGWDNHSYGYHGDDGHSFCSSGTGQPYGPTFTTGDVIGCCVNLINNTCFYTKNGHSLGIAFTDLPPNLYPTVGLQTPGEVVDANFGQHPFVFDIEDYMREWRTKIQAQIDRFPIGEREGEWQSMIQKMVASYLVHHSYCATAEAFAKTTDQAVHEELASIKNRQKIQKLVLSGRMGEAIETTQQLYPNLLERNPDLLFMLKVRQFIEMVNGTDSEVRCLGGRSPKSQDSYPGSPRPFGSPAHKAGSSQSYLTGVDSNCCNGVISIKSHGSAPHSHKPCPAGSGSAPPAIDISLNGNRSQMNTTSDVDMEVEHFTNGVTESSSNGFLNGSSKHVNEPDDCDADMEVESVQAKRQLCGGSQAAIERMIHFGRELQSMSEHLRRECGKNSTNKKMLKDAFSLLAYSDPWSSPVGYQLDSIQREPVCSTLNSAILETHNLPKQPPLAQAVGQAAQCLAIMARTGSGSCAFASVDDYLH from the exons ATGTCGGGCCAGTCGTCCGGCTGCGGCTTCCTCATGTCGGTGGTCGTCCACGGAGACTCGACGCTCAACGAGCAGGAGAAGGAGCTCAGCCAGCGCCTGCGCCGCCTCTACCCCGCCGTCAACGAGAGCGAGACGCCGCTGCCTCGCTCCTGGAGCCCCAAGGACAAGTTCAGCTACATCGGGCTGTCGCAGAACAACCTCCGCGTGCACTATAAAG GTCACGGCAAGACCCCGAAGGACGCGGCGTCGGTGCGGGCCACGCACCCCATCCCGGCGGCATGTGGCGTTTACTACTTTGAGGTCAAGATCATCAGCAAAGGCCGAGACGg GTACATGGGCATCGGCCTCTCTGCTCAGGGTGTCAACATGAACCGGCTGCCTG GTTGGGATAATCACTCTTATGGTTACCACGGCGACGATGGCCACTCCTTCTGCTCGTCCGGCACCGGGCAGCCGTACGGGCCCACCTTTACGACGGGCgatgtgattggctgctgcgtCAACCTCATCAACAACACCTGCTTCTACACAAAGAACGGACATAGCCTCG GGATCGCCTTTACAGACCTTCCA CCCAACTTGTACCCGACAGTGGGTCTGCAGACTCCGGGGGAGGTGGTGGATGCCAACTTTGGCCAACACCCGTTTGTGTTCGACATCGAGGACTACATGCGTGAGTGGAGGACCAAGATCCAGGCGCAGATCGACCGCTTCCCCATCGGCGAGCGTGAGGGCGAGTGGCAGTCCATGATCCAAAA GATGGTGGCGTCCTACCTGGTGCACCACAGCTACTGCGCCACCGCCGAAGCCTTCGCAAAGACAACCGACCAGGCCGTGCATGAGGAGCTGGCCTCCATCAAGAACCGGCAGA AGATCCAGAAGCTGGTGCTGTCAGGCAGGATGGGTGAGGCCATTGAGACCACCCAGCAGCTCTACCCAAACCTCCTCGAGAGGAACCCGGACCTCCTCTTTATGCTCAA GGTGAGACAATTCATTGAGATGGTGAACGGGACGGACAGCGAGGTACGGTGTCTGGGGGGTCGCAGCCCCAAATCTCAGGACAGTTACCCCGGCTCCCCCCGGCCCTTTGGCAGCCCCGCCCACAAAGCTGGCAGCTCGCAGTCCTACCTCACGG GTGTGGACAGCAATTGCTGTAACGGCGTGATATCCATTAAGAGCCACGGCTCCGCTCCTCACAGTCATAAGCCCTGCCCTGCGGGCTCAGGCTCTGCCCCACCAGCAATAGACATCAGCTTAAACGGGAACCGCAGCCAGATGAACACCACCAG CGACGTGGACATGGAGGTGGAGCATTTCACCAACGGTGTGACTGAGTCATCCTCGAACGGCTTCCTGAATGGTTCCTCCAAACACGTCAACGAGCCGGACGACTGCGACGCCGACATGG AGGTGGAGTCCGTTCAGGCCAAGCGCCAGCTGTGTGGCGGCAGCCAGGCGGCCATCGAGAGGATGATCCACTTTGGACGAGAGCTGCAGAGCATGAGCGAGCATCTGCGAAGAGAATGTGGAAAGAACTCTACCAACAAGAAGATGCTCAAG GATGCCTTCAGCCTCTTGGCCTACTCGGACCCCTGGAGCAGCCCGGTGGGCTACCAGCTGGACTCCATCCAGAGAGAGCCCGTGTGCTCCACCCTCAACAGTGCAATACTAG AGACGCACAACCTGCCCAAGCAGCCCCCCCTGGCCCAGGCGGTCGGCCAGGCCGCTCAGTGCCTCGCCATCATGGCGCGAACGGGCAGCGGCTCGTGCGCTTTCGCATCAGTGGACGATTACCTGCACTAg
- the nol7 gene encoding nucleolar protein 7 isoform X1, protein MAPKQRGVRAKSSKADRSDEIMESCGLELGSSDDDAPEVVTFEDSKAQALRSVKQALESARREKDLLKERRKKRQKLFQEQKKRKLLSVELLEEIDSLQKQSQRKAEATPQDEEQREEELEEMTETKQEKLEHSRKLKGNYKVTTVKPQALSSFQQKTAEDFLQSRLYGAGSRRATSSQLLSLQNKTARTKGAAVQFVKSQWAREQKSKAEKLKLRWIRKQIPSS, encoded by the exons ATGGCGCCCAAGCAACGTGGTGTTCGGGCCAAGTCTTCCAAAGCGGACAGGAGCGATGAGATCATGGAGAGTTGTGGTTTGGAGTTGGGCTCCAGCGACGACGACGCGCCCGAGGTGGTCACCTTTGAGGACTCCAAGGCCCAGGCGCTGCGGAGTGTCAAGCAGGCCCTGGAAAGTGCGAGAAG GGAGAAGGATCTGCTGaaggagaggaggaagaagaggcagaaacTCTTCCAGGAGCAAAAG AAGAGAAAACTTCTTTCTGTAGAACTTCTGGAGGAAATCGACTCGTTACA gaagcagagccaGCGAAAAGCTGAAGCAACACCTCAAGATGAAGAGCAGCGTGAAGAGGAATTAGAAGAAATGACAGAGACAAAGCAGGAAAAACTGGAACACTCCAGaaa gCTGAAGGGGAACTACAAGGTGACGACGGTGAAGCCTCAAGCGTTGTCATCATTTCAGCAGAAGACGGCTGAGGACTTCCTTCAGTCGCGGCTGTACGGCGCCGGAAGTCGCCGCGCCACCA GCAGCCAACTGCTGTCACTTCAAAATAAGACAGCGAGGACCAAAGGCGCAGCGGTTCAGTTTGTCAAGAGCCAATGGG ctcgTGAGCAAAAGAGTAAAGCGGAGAAGCTGAAGCTGCGGTGGATACGCAAGCAGATTCCCTCCAGCTGA
- the nol7 gene encoding nucleolar protein 7 isoform X2, with protein MAPKQRGVRAKSSKADRSDEIMESCGLELGSSDDDAPEVVTFEDSKAQALRSVKQALESARREKDLLKERRKKRQKLFQEQKKRKLLSVELLEEIDSLQKQSQRKAEATPQDEEQREEELEEMTETKQEKLEHSRKLKGNYKVTTVKPQALSSFQQKTAEDFLQSRLYGAGSRRATTREQKSKAEKLKLRWIRKQIPSS; from the exons ATGGCGCCCAAGCAACGTGGTGTTCGGGCCAAGTCTTCCAAAGCGGACAGGAGCGATGAGATCATGGAGAGTTGTGGTTTGGAGTTGGGCTCCAGCGACGACGACGCGCCCGAGGTGGTCACCTTTGAGGACTCCAAGGCCCAGGCGCTGCGGAGTGTCAAGCAGGCCCTGGAAAGTGCGAGAAG GGAGAAGGATCTGCTGaaggagaggaggaagaagaggcagaaacTCTTCCAGGAGCAAAAG AAGAGAAAACTTCTTTCTGTAGAACTTCTGGAGGAAATCGACTCGTTACA gaagcagagccaGCGAAAAGCTGAAGCAACACCTCAAGATGAAGAGCAGCGTGAAGAGGAATTAGAAGAAATGACAGAGACAAAGCAGGAAAAACTGGAACACTCCAGaaa gCTGAAGGGGAACTACAAGGTGACGACGGTGAAGCCTCAAGCGTTGTCATCATTTCAGCAGAAGACGGCTGAGGACTTCCTTCAGTCGCGGCTGTACGGCGCCGGAAGTCGCCGCGCCACCA ctcgTGAGCAAAAGAGTAAAGCGGAGAAGCTGAAGCTGCGGTGGATACGCAAGCAGATTCCCTCCAGCTGA